A genome region from Litoribacterium kuwaitense includes the following:
- a CDS encoding helix-turn-helix domain-containing protein → METQCWGRRIRAFRKLKGHTQETFARHVGVSVSILGDIERGHRRPDAELMADIAKSLDITIEELMPLEEKER, encoded by the coding sequence ATGGAAACACAATGCTGGGGGCGGCGCATTCGCGCTTTTCGAAAGTTAAAAGGGCATACGCAGGAGACGTTCGCAAGGCATGTAGGTGTCTCTGTCTCTATTTTAGGTGATATCGAACGTGGTCACCGGAGGCCAGACGCTGAATTGATGGCTGACATTGCGAAAAGCTTAGACATTACAATAGAAGAACTCATGCCTTTAGAAGAAAAAGAGAGGTGA
- a CDS encoding dihydropteroate synthase, whose protein sequence is KEQIILDPGVGFAKSPAQNIEVIRHLDDIAVWGYPVLLGTSRKSFIGQVLDLPVDQRLEGTGATVCYGITKGAGIVRVHDVKQIARMVKMMDALIGKGDWHG, encoded by the coding sequence AAAAGAGCAGATCATTTTAGATCCTGGCGTCGGTTTTGCGAAATCACCTGCACAAAACATTGAAGTCATTCGTCACTTAGACGACATTGCTGTATGGGGCTATCCTGTTCTTCTTGGGACGTCGAGAAAGTCCTTTATCGGCCAAGTGCTCGATTTGCCTGTAGATCAGAGGCTCGAGGGCACGGGAGCCACTGTATGTTACGGAATCACAAAGGGAGCAGGTATCGTGCGCGTGCATGACGTTAAACAAATTGCGCGCATGGTAAAAATGATGGATGCGCTCATCGGAAAGGGAGATTGGCATGGATAA
- the folK gene encoding 2-amino-4-hydroxy-6-hydroxymethyldihydropteridine diphosphokinase encodes MVNQVYVALGSNMGVREQFLKEAVYDLHAIPETKVVRSSSIYETEPVGYTNQAQFLNMVVEVQTSLSPADLLKETAFIEQRHHRKRDVRWGPRTLDIDILLYNMENIKTNELEIPHPRMTQRMFVLRPLHDLLPGSFLIPDETATLSELIRHCPDKEGIYVWKHNAGGGAFALFES; translated from the coding sequence ATCGTGAATCAAGTGTATGTAGCGCTAGGGTCAAACATGGGTGTAAGAGAACAATTTTTAAAAGAGGCTGTGTATGACCTCCATGCAATTCCTGAGACAAAGGTCGTTCGCTCGTCGTCCATTTATGAAACGGAGCCTGTTGGTTATACAAATCAAGCGCAATTTTTAAATATGGTCGTTGAAGTGCAAACATCTCTTTCACCAGCAGATCTTTTAAAAGAAACGGCTTTCATTGAACAAAGACATCATCGTAAACGCGATGTTCGCTGGGGGCCTAGGACGCTTGATATTGACATTCTGTTATATAATATGGAGAATATAAAAACAAATGAGTTGGAAATTCCCCATCCAAGAATGACACAGCGTATGTTTGTGTTACGTCCGTTGCACGATCTACTGCCGGGCTCTTTTCTTATTCCCGATGAAACGGCAACCTTATCAGAACTGATCAGGCATTGTCCTGACAAAGAAGGGATCTACGTATGGAAACACAATGCTGGGGGCGGCGCATTCGCGCTTTTCGAAAGTTAA
- the folB gene encoding dihydroneopterin aldolase, translated as MDKILINGMRFYGYHGVLPEENRLGQRFMADVVLYLDLQPAGQSDHLAQTVNYAEVYEVVQKVMEGTPAKLLEALAESVAQALFTAFDHVHSLTIKIIKPDPPIPGHYDHVAVEITRERSS; from the coding sequence ATGGATAAAATTCTCATCAATGGTATGCGTTTTTATGGCTACCACGGCGTGCTTCCGGAAGAGAACAGGCTAGGTCAGCGTTTTATGGCAGATGTGGTTCTGTATTTGGATTTGCAACCAGCAGGGCAGTCAGATCATTTAGCGCAAACGGTCAATTATGCAGAAGTGTATGAAGTTGTTCAGAAGGTTATGGAAGGCACTCCTGCTAAACTCCTTGAGGCGCTTGCCGAATCGGTAGCTCAAGCGCTGTTTACTGCATTTGATCACGTTCACTCTCTCACGATCAAAATTATAAAACCTGATCCCCCCATTCCTGGTCACTATGATCATGTAGCGGTAGAAATTACGAGGGAGCGGTCATCGTGA